In the genome of Candidatus Pristimantibacillus lignocellulolyticus, the window AGCTAGTCCAGCTCTTTTGGATCGTATTCAAGTTGAATACTATGGTACAATGACAGCATTGAATCAATTAGCAAACATCACAACTCCTGATTCTAGAACATTACTTATTCAACCTTGGGACAAATCATCAGTAAATGATATTGAACGTGCAATTATGAAGTCTGATGTAGGTATGACACCTTCTAATGACGGTGGTACTATTCGTTTGTCAGTACCTATGCTAACTGAAGAACGTCGTATGGAACTTGTGAAAACAGCGAAAAAAATAGCTGAAGAAGCAAAAGTTGCCATTCGTAATATTCGTCGTGATGCTAATGATAGTATTAAGAAACTTGAGAAATCTGAGATTTCAGAGGACGAA includes:
- the frr gene encoding ribosome recycling factor, which produces MPQEIKKSAEERMDKAIGSLKREFATLRAGKASPALLDRIQVEYYGTMTALNQLANITTPDSRTLLIQPWDKSSVNDIERAIMKSDVGMTPSNDGGTIRLSVPMLTEERRMELVKTAKKIAEEAKVAIRNIRRDANDSIKKLEKSEISEDESKRYQDDVQKLTDKFISESDKVLATKEKEILEV